ATCCTTTTTTCTCCCTCGCTGCCCTCAGCATCAACTGCAGCTCAGTCCTCGCCACCATCTCCCTCACAGCCTCCACAGCATCAATATTCGCAGAGATGCTCGTTATCCCAAGCTCCACCAACCTCTTCGCCACCTTCGGATTGCTACCCGCCTGCCCGCATATGCTCGTTTTCACACCAGCCTTATTGCACTCGGTAATCACGTACTCGATGAGCTTCATTATGGCAGGATGCATCTCATTATACAGATGCGCCACATGCTCGTTATTCCTGTCAACGGCAAGCGTGTACTGCGTCAGGTCGTTGGTGCCGAAACTCACGAAATCCAATCCTTCGGCTATGAACTGGTCTATTATAAGAGCAGCAGCAGGTATCTCAACCATTATCCCGATATCTATTTTATCGATATCCAGACCCTTTTCGCGCATGAACTCCTTAGCGCGGCGTAGCTCCGAAGGATGCTGCACAAGCGGGATCATGATGCCCATGTTATTATAGCCGCGCTTTATTAGCTCCTTGAATGCCTTTACCTCAAGTTCGAAGTGTTCCGTATCCATCAGGTCGCGCCTGATGCCCCGGTATCCAAGCATCGGGTTCGGTTCGATGGGCTCACCCTCCCCCCCTTCCATCGCCCTGAATTCATCGGTGGGCGCATCCAGCGTCCTGACCCACACAGGCTTTGGATAAAAAGCATCCACCACAGTTTGAATACGTGAAACAAGTTCATTAACGTACTCATCCGCCTTTCCTTCCTTGACGTACTGCCTGGGATGTTTCGGAAGACCCAGTATAATATGTTCAATCCTGAGAAGCCCAACGCCGTCTGCCTGCGTCTCAACAGCGCGCGCAGTGGCTTCAGGAATCGAGATGTTCACCTTTATTTCGGTTGCGGTCACAGGTTTTGACTTTGCAAAAGAAGGCTTCTCAGGCTGCACAGCAGGCGCTGCAACCTCCTTTTTCCCTTCGAACACAAGCCCCTTCTCGCCGTCCACTGTTATTTTCATGCCGTCTGTCAGTAATTGCGTGGCTTTTCGCGTTCCCACCACTGCAGGGCAGCCAAGCTCACGCGACACGATGGCAGCATGGCACGTCAGACCACCCTCATCAGTCACGATGGCTGCGGCGCGTTTCATGGCAGGAACCATATCAGGCGTGGTCATGACCGCCACAAGTATATCGCCGTTCTTGACTTTTCCAAGTTCACTGGCATCAGAAACGAGCTTTGCTTCGCCGTATGCGATACCCGGCGAGGCTCCCAGCCCTTCCAGTATGGCGGAAGTTGCTACTTTTTCCTTTGTTTCTTTTTTCTTCTTTATCGTAGTTATGGGTCTTGATTGGAGCATGAATATTTCTTTGTTCTTTATCGCCCATTCCACATCCTGGGGCGTGCCGTAGAGCTCTTCCACCACTTCCCCGAGCTCAACCAGTTTTAAAATCTCATCATCATCCAGAACCTTGGCGTTTTTCTTATCCTCAGGCACAGGAATCTCAATGGTTTTCCCGGTCCTGGGGTCTTTGGCATGCATCACGTTTTTAATGGCAACCTTTCTCTCGGTTATCTTTTTTGTCAGTTTGTCAACCACGTAATAGTCAGGGGAAACTGCCCCGGAAACAACGGTTTCACCAAGCCCCCATGCACCTTCGATGATGGTGAGCGGCTCTCCTGTCGAGGGATGGGATGAGAACAGAACACCGGCTTTTTCCGCATCCACCATTATCTGCACTACGGCACAGAGGTTGACCTTGCTGTGGTCAAATCCCTGTTTTACACGGTAATAGATAGCCCGAGCGCCGTAAAGGGATGCCCAGCATTTTTTCACAGCTTCGATTACATTTTGCTCTCCTTTGATGTTAAGGAAGGTATCCTGCTGGCCTGCAAAACTTGCGTCTGGCAAATCCTCGGCAGTGGCGCTTGAACGCACAGCCACGAAAGCCTGATTTCCCTCTCTTTTGCACAGCTCTTTATATTTTGACCTTATGCTCTTTTCAATATCCTCAGGTATTTTTGCCCCCATGATAATTTTTTTTGCCTTTTTCTCCGCCTCTCTCAATTCATTTGCGTCATCAACATCCACTTCAAGGGAGCTGAAAAGCTCATCACTTATCCCATTCTCATCTATGAACCTTCGGAAAGCCTGCGCTGTCACAGCAAACCCGGTCGGAACAGGCAGTTCAGCCCTGAGCATCTCGCCCAGACTTGCTCCTTTCCCGCCAACTATTGCTATATCTTCTTTTCCAACCTCTTCAAGCCAGATAACGGAATCCTCTGTCATAATTTTTTCTCCTTTAAAGATTTTTGAATTTTAACGAGTTTTTTATCATAACTTTCCACTGCAACTTTCAGCATAACCATGAGTTTTTCACGAGAAAAACCAAGTTCTTTTGCGAGATTTTCAAGAAAATAAAGGTCAATTTCCTTATGCTGTGCCCTCTCGACACGGATTGCTTCAATCAAAGCCATTGCATTGATGAATTTTTTCACAAATTCAAACGTGGGAGTTACACTTCCATTCTCGATGCGGGATATGGATTCGCGTCGAAGTTCCATCAGTTCCCCGAGTTCTTCCTGGGTCATGCCGTATCTCTTCCTGTAATCGCATATCACTCCCCCATGATCCTGACTCAGAACAATCTCTCCAGCAGCTTCCTTTTCAAAAGAAACAAGCCAGTCAGGCGTGTACAGCAAGGGCTTTGAATTTATGTTCAAGCAATTCCTCCTAAATAAATGTTGGATATTATGTCACATTTATTGATGTCTAAGATGTGATGGTGTCGATATTTATAGTTTTCTAACAATTGTCAAAATAACATGATTTATCATGTCACATATTCGATTTTGTGTACGAATATTTCAATCCAAAATAATAAGGCTCCTTCAACTCAACCGATACTATCCAGCGCCTGCCCCATGTCCCATATAATATCCTCAACGTCCTCAAGCCCCACAGACAGGCGCACAAGCTCATCGCCAATCCCGTATTGAATCCTCTTCTCCTGAGGGACCACAGCATGGGTCATAGTTGCAGGATGCTGGATCAGCGTCTCGGCATCGCCAAGGCTCACAGCAAGTGTGCACATCGAAAGTGCATCGAGAAATACAGGCACTTCTTTTGCATTTTTCAGCAAAAATGAAATCATCCCGCCTGCGCCACTCATCTGTTTTCTTGCAAGCTTGTACTGGGGATGGTCTTTTAGCCCTGGATAAATGACTTTAGCTACTTTTTCATGCCCGTGCAAGAATCCTGCCACAGCCATTGCATTCTCATTATGCCTGTCCATTCGTACCGAGAGCGTTTTCATCCCCCGGATGATGAGCCATGCCGAGAGAGGGCTCATTGCCCCTCCCATGTTCTTTGCTGTGTGCCTTGCTGCTTTTATAAACTCAGAAGAGCCCACAATAATCCCGCCGAGTGTGTCCCCGTGACCGTTTAGGTATTTTGTGGCGCTGTGCACAACCACATCGGCGCCAAGTAACAGGGGCTGCTGGAAATAAGGGGTCATGAAGGTGTTGTCCACCATTACGCTTGCGCCTCTTTCATGCGCCATTTCAGATACAGCTTTTATATCGGTAAGTTTCATCGTAGGATTGGCGGGTGTCTCAAAAAAAACAAGTTTTGTATTCTGGCGGAAGGCAGCTTCGACATTCCTGACATCCGAAGTATCAGCAAAACTCACCTTTATGTTGAACTTCTGTAGCTCCACAAAAAGGTCGTATGTGCTACCGTATATCACTTCATCGGCAATCACATGGTCGCCTGCCGATATTTCCGTGAAAACTGCTGTGGTGATTGCCGCCATTCCCGATGCCTGCGCCAACGCTGCCTCGCCTTCCTCGAGATTTGCTATTTTTTCTTCAAGCACTTCTGTGGTGGGATTCAAGCCCCGTGAGTACACGTAACCCTTTTCCTTCCCAGCCATTACGTTTGCTGCATGGGCTGCGCTCTTGAATTCGAATGGCGCTGTCTGGTAAATTGGCGCACTTACTGCGCCTGTTTCGTTCTCTTTCTCGCCTGCATGGATGGCACGGGTGGAAAAGCCGGGTTTTTTGGGGTTCATGATGATCATTTAAACTATCTCTTCTTTTCAAGGACTTAAATGATAGTATATTTTCAAGTCGTATACATCGCATTAATCTTCACATAATCATACGTCAAATCGCATCCCCATGCAATTGCCT
The sequence above is drawn from the Candidatus Methanoperedens sp. genome and encodes:
- a CDS encoding PLP-dependent aspartate aminotransferase family protein, yielding MIIMNPKKPGFSTRAIHAGEKENETGAVSAPIYQTAPFEFKSAAHAANVMAGKEKGYVYSRGLNPTTEVLEEKIANLEEGEAALAQASGMAAITTAVFTEISAGDHVIADEVIYGSTYDLFVELQKFNIKVSFADTSDVRNVEAAFRQNTKLVFFETPANPTMKLTDIKAVSEMAHERGASVMVDNTFMTPYFQQPLLLGADVVVHSATKYLNGHGDTLGGIIVGSSEFIKAARHTAKNMGGAMSPLSAWLIIRGMKTLSVRMDRHNENAMAVAGFLHGHEKVAKVIYPGLKDHPQYKLARKQMSGAGGMISFLLKNAKEVPVFLDALSMCTLAVSLGDAETLIQHPATMTHAVVPQEKRIQYGIGDELVRLSVGLEDVEDIIWDMGQALDSIG
- a CDS encoding helix-turn-helix transcriptional regulator, coding for MNINSKPLLYTPDWLVSFEKEAAGEIVLSQDHGGVICDYRKRYGMTQEELGELMELRRESISRIENGSVTPTFEFVKKFINAMALIEAIRVERAQHKEIDLYFLENLAKELGFSREKLMVMLKVAVESYDKKLVKIQKSLKEKKL
- the ppsA gene encoding phosphoenolpyruvate synthase encodes the protein MTEDSVIWLEEVGKEDIAIVGGKGASLGEMLRAELPVPTGFAVTAQAFRRFIDENGISDELFSSLEVDVDDANELREAEKKAKKIIMGAKIPEDIEKSIRSKYKELCKREGNQAFVAVRSSATAEDLPDASFAGQQDTFLNIKGEQNVIEAVKKCWASLYGARAIYYRVKQGFDHSKVNLCAVVQIMVDAEKAGVLFSSHPSTGEPLTIIEGAWGLGETVVSGAVSPDYYVVDKLTKKITERKVAIKNVMHAKDPRTGKTIEIPVPEDKKNAKVLDDDEILKLVELGEVVEELYGTPQDVEWAIKNKEIFMLQSRPITTIKKKKETKEKVATSAILEGLGASPGIAYGEAKLVSDASELGKVKNGDILVAVMTTPDMVPAMKRAAAIVTDEGGLTCHAAIVSRELGCPAVVGTRKATQLLTDGMKITVDGEKGLVFEGKKEVAAPAVQPEKPSFAKSKPVTATEIKVNISIPEATARAVETQADGVGLLRIEHIILGLPKHPRQYVKEGKADEYVNELVSRIQTVVDAFYPKPVWVRTLDAPTDEFRAMEGGEGEPIEPNPMLGYRGIRRDLMDTEHFELEVKAFKELIKRGYNNMGIMIPLVQHPSELRRAKEFMREKGLDIDKIDIGIMVEIPAAALIIDQFIAEGLDFVSFGTNDLTQYTLAVDRNNEHVAHLYNEMHPAIMKLIEYVITECNKAGVKTSICGQAGSNPKVAKRLVELGITSISANIDAVEAVREMVARTELQLMLRAAREKKG